The genomic stretch TCATTTAGAAGGTTTAGAGCTGCCCATTGTTTATTCTCCGGCTGCCCCCGAGTTTTCGAGTGAAACTTTCCTAACTTCTTGGATCAGGAAAAATAAAAAGGAGATCCAGAGAGATCTTCTAATCTATGGAGCAATTCTATTCCGGGGGTTTGGAATAGATGACTCCAAAAATTTCGAAAAAGTTGCCCTTGCCTTGGATACGGATCTTTCGGAAGCGTATTTAGGAACTTCTCCCAGAGATAAAGTAACTAAATACGTTCATACTGCAAGCGAGCTTCCTTCTGCGTATCCGATCATGCAGCATGCTGAGATGAGTTTCTTAGACAAGCCACCAAAGAAGCTTTTCTTTTATGCAAAGACTGCTCCGAGCAAGAATGGAGAGACGCCGATCACAGATCTAAGAGCGGTTTTGAAACAAATCCCTGAGAATATCAGAAGAAAGGTAGAAGAAAAGGGAGTTCGCTACATTCGTCATTACGACGGACCAAATTCATCCAGATTCAGTCTATGGAAAACAAAACGTTGGAGTGAGATGTTCAACACGACCAACAAAGAAGAAGCCGAAAATGAATTTAAGAAACAGAACTTTAAACATGTATGGCTTCCGAAGAATAAATTAAGATTAACGAATATTCAAGTAGGAACGAGGAAACATCCTTCTTCCGGAGTGGAGGCTTGGCACAATCATATCCAAACCTTTCATATAGATTCCCCAAGACTAGAATACAAGCATGTATACAACAGACAGAAAACGTGGAGAGGACTTGCAGTCTTCTTAACTTTAAATCTTCTTACTTCAATAAAGAAACTATTCCATAGATCGGAAGAATTGGACGTGCATGCAACTTACGGAGACGGCACAGAGATCAGTCAAAAAGAGATCAACGCTATCCTAGAAATTTTCTGGAAGAATATACAGATCTTCTCTTGGGAAAAGAAAGATGTCTTGTATATTGATAACTATTCCGTCTCTCACGGTAGACTTCCCTTTGTGGGAGAAAGAGAAATCCAAGTCGCCTGGACGGAATAGAAAAACTATAGTTTCATAACGTCCATCAAACATTCAGCTTTTCTATCTTTTAAGACATTACTTTCAGTAACGAAACTTAGAAAGGTCTTCAAAGACGGGTTCCTATTTTCAGGAACCCAAAAAACGGAAACTGGAAGATACAATTTTTTGATCGGAACGAATTGCGTATCTGCAGGCGCAAAGTTTTGCGCTCCCAAAATGGTAAGAGAAACACCTTTGCCGGTTGCGACGAGGATCGGACAGCTTTCTCGTTCGTTTTTCACATAGACTTTCGGTTTTATTCCGCTTTGTTTAAAGAGTTGGATGATAGTATCATAAAAATTTCCGGAATCTTTTTTAGGATGCAGGATAATCGTTTCGTTCTTTAATTCAGAAAGTTCGATTTCCTTTTTCTTTGTTAGAGGATGTTTTTTCGGAAGTAAAACTCCTAGAACCTCGTCATGCACAGCATATTTCTCAAAGCCGGGTTCAGGTATCTCGCCTTCCAAAAAACAAATATCGAAATGAGCGGACTTCAAACCTTTCCGGATTCTGTTCCTAGATTCTTGGTGAAGTTGAAATTTTATCCTTGGAAATCGATCCCGAAACTCTTCGATAATCTGAGGTAAACTAGCCATAAAGGTTGTCGTAGAAAATCCTATATTCAGGACTCCCGACTTTAATTTTCCGATAGAGCGGACTTCCTTTTCTATACTTTCCACCTTTGAGATGATATCTCTTCCTTCCTTTAGAAGGAATATTCCCGCTCCGGTCAGCTTTACTTGTCTCGTGGTCCTCTCGAAAAGTTTGGTGGATAATTCCTCTTCGAATGAAGAAATTAAACGCGTCAGAGGAGGTTGAGACATCCCCAAAATTTCGGCGCTTTTTCTAAAATTTAATTCTTCAGCGACTACTATAAAGGACTTAAGCTTGGACAGATCCATATTTCATTGATACCTAATAAGTATCAATAATACAACAAAAATAGGAACAAAATCAAAAAATCTAACTTCTACATGAAAAGTATTTACAAAACGTGCATGCCTTACATCTAAATAATC from Leptospira semungkisensis encodes the following:
- a CDS encoding TauD/TfdA family dioxygenase: MPVTKSKPSSRKTKLSSKRLGQLDKPKARKRNHARQPILKNHLEGLELPIVYSPAAPEFSSETFLTSWIRKNKKEIQRDLLIYGAILFRGFGIDDSKNFEKVALALDTDLSEAYLGTSPRDKVTKYVHTASELPSAYPIMQHAEMSFLDKPPKKLFFYAKTAPSKNGETPITDLRAVLKQIPENIRRKVEEKGVRYIRHYDGPNSSRFSLWKTKRWSEMFNTTNKEEAENEFKKQNFKHVWLPKNKLRLTNIQVGTRKHPSSGVEAWHNHIQTFHIDSPRLEYKHVYNRQKTWRGLAVFLTLNLLTSIKKLFHRSEELDVHATYGDGTEISQKEINAILEIFWKNIQIFSWEKKDVLYIDNYSVSHGRLPFVGEREIQVAWTE
- a CDS encoding LysR family transcriptional regulator, giving the protein MDLSKLKSFIVVAEELNFRKSAEILGMSQPPLTRLISSFEEELSTKLFERTTRQVKLTGAGIFLLKEGRDIISKVESIEKEVRSIGKLKSGVLNIGFSTTTFMASLPQIIEEFRDRFPRIKFQLHQESRNRIRKGLKSAHFDICFLEGEIPEPGFEKYAVHDEVLGVLLPKKHPLTKKKEIELSELKNETIILHPKKDSGNFYDTIIQLFKQSGIKPKVYVKNERESCPILVATGKGVSLTILGAQNFAPADTQFVPIKKLYLPVSVFWVPENRNPSLKTFLSFVTESNVLKDRKAECLMDVMKL